One region of Suncus etruscus isolate mSunEtr1 chromosome 5, mSunEtr1.pri.cur, whole genome shotgun sequence genomic DNA includes:
- the LOC126008983 gene encoding protein mago nashi homolog — translation MSMASDFYLRYYVGHKGKFGHEFLEFEFRPDGKLRYANNSNYKNDVMIRKEAYVHKSVMEELKRIIDDSEITKEDDALWPPPDRVGRQELEIVIGDEHISFTTSKIGSLIDVNQSKDPEGLRVFYYLVQDLKCLVFSLIGLHFKIKPI, via the coding sequence ATGTCTATGGCCAGTGATTTCTACCTGCGCTACTACGTGGGACACAAGGGCAAGTTTGGACACGAGTTTTTGGAGTTCGAGTTCCGGCCCGATGGAAAGCTTAGATATGCCAACAACAGCAATTATAAAAATGATGTCATGATCAGAAAAGAGGCTTATGTACACAAAAGTGTAATGGAAGAACTGAAGAGAATTATTGATGACAGTGAAATTACGAAAGAAGATGATGCTCTGTGGCCTCCTCCTGATAGGGTTGGTCGACAGGAGCTTGAAATTGTAATTGGGGATGAACATATTTCTTTTACCACATCAAAAATAGGTTCTCTTATTGATGTAAACCAGTCTAAGGATCCTGAAGGCCTTcgagtattttattatttggtacAGGACCTGAAATGTTTAGTTTTTAGTCTTATTGGATTACATTTCAAGATCAAACCTATCTAA